The following are encoded together in the Tatumella ptyseos genome:
- a CDS encoding prepilin-type N-terminal cleavage/methylation domain-containing protein, producing MRLYSRMSTAGFTLLEILIVLVITAVLTGLGSQSLNQWQSRQQVKASAKELTYFLDRLRQQANAYHLTIKFRHSLQNEETEISAVSERWTGRNKKWTWKPNTPKVKLLAVVGEPRFFGKHGTAWPGSFEIGNQATRWRVIISTHGRVRYCESHIKGCQ from the coding sequence ATGCGATTATATTCTAGGATGTCTACCGCTGGATTCACCCTGCTAGAGATACTGATAGTGTTAGTGATCACTGCAGTATTAACAGGCTTAGGGAGTCAGTCCTTAAATCAGTGGCAATCTCGACAGCAGGTCAAGGCCAGTGCAAAAGAGTTAACCTATTTTTTAGATCGTTTACGCCAGCAGGCCAATGCCTATCACTTAACGATAAAATTTAGGCATTCGCTACAAAATGAGGAGACAGAAATTAGTGCGGTAAGCGAACGCTGGACCGGTAGGAACAAAAAGTGGACGTGGAAACCTAACACTCCCAAAGTAAAGTTGTTAGCGGTGGTGGGTGAGCCCCGTTTTTTTGGAAAACATGGCACCGCTTGGCCGGGAAGCTTTGAAATTGGGAATCAGGCTACACGTTGGAGAGTCATTATTTCTACCCATGGCAGAGTCCGTTACTGCGAGAGCCATATTAAGGGGTGTCAATGA
- the lgt gene encoding prolipoprotein diacylglyceryl transferase, with the protein MTASYLKFPQFDPVIFSIGPISLHWYGLMYLVGFIFAMWLATRRANKPGSGWTKNEVENLLYAGFLGVFLGGRIGYVLFYNLPLFLENPLYLFKVWDGGMSFHGGLIGVIVVMLVFARRTHRNFFQVSDFIAPLIPFGLGAGRLGNFINGELWGRVDPNSSWAMLFPGSRDEDIALIPSHPQWQSLLDTYGVLPRHPSQLYELALEGVVLFIILNLFIRKPRPMGSVSGLFLIGYGAFRIIAEFFRQPDAQLGLFGGVISMGQILSIPMIVAGVIMMIWAYKRQSKTVTSEVK; encoded by the coding sequence ATGACTGCGAGCTATCTTAAGTTTCCACAATTTGACCCGGTAATTTTCTCTATCGGTCCAATCTCCCTTCACTGGTATGGGTTGATGTATTTGGTCGGCTTTATTTTCGCCATGTGGTTAGCAACCCGGCGTGCAAATAAGCCTGGCAGTGGTTGGACCAAAAACGAAGTTGAAAATCTTCTCTACGCCGGTTTCTTAGGGGTATTTTTAGGGGGCCGGATCGGTTATGTCTTATTCTATAACTTACCGCTTTTCTTAGAAAATCCGCTCTATCTATTCAAAGTTTGGGACGGTGGAATGTCGTTCCACGGTGGGTTAATTGGTGTCATTGTCGTGATGCTAGTATTTGCCCGTAGAACCCACCGTAACTTCTTCCAAGTTTCCGATTTTATTGCGCCGTTGATTCCATTTGGCTTAGGCGCAGGTCGCTTAGGTAACTTTATCAATGGTGAGTTGTGGGGACGTGTAGACCCTAATTCGTCTTGGGCAATGTTGTTCCCAGGCTCCCGTGATGAAGACATAGCCTTAATCCCAAGCCATCCGCAGTGGCAATCTCTGCTAGACACCTATGGCGTACTGCCGCGTCACCCCTCGCAGCTATACGAATTAGCCTTAGAAGGTGTGGTCCTCTTTATTATTCTGAATCTGTTTATTCGTAAACCGCGTCCAATGGGCAGTGTTTCGGGTCTATTTCTGATAGGCTATGGCGCTTTCCGTATTATCGCCGAGTTTTTCCGCCAGCCTGATGCGCAGCTTGGGTTATTCGGTGGGGTGATCAGCATGGGGCAGATCTTGTCTATCCCAATGATTGTCGCTGGAGTGATAATGATGATTTGGGCATACAAACGCCAGTCAAAGACTGTAACGAGTGAAGTAAAATGA
- a CDS encoding bacteriorhodopsin, which produces MGQVPLIAGFTIMSLSTLLIYLSGRKKVAIKNHVMMHAMVTFIAATAYLAMALGVGNVMSDNGTTIYFARYIDWSVTTPILLAGLVMIAFHEYGPSSQISGYLTAIIGLDIIMVITGLLSSLADAFMLKAIWYLWSCVAFLGVLFLLWRPLRKIAATRELTTAGGYYKNITLLTLVWLIYPVVFLLGPEGLGVISDAASVWSFLVLDVIAKVFYAFYAARVLVKSFQTSTIDNTTV; this is translated from the coding sequence ATGGGCCAAGTTCCACTGATTGCCGGTTTTACAATAATGTCACTCTCGACATTATTAATTTACCTTTCTGGAAGGAAAAAAGTTGCCATTAAAAATCATGTTATGATGCATGCCATGGTCACCTTTATCGCTGCTACCGCTTATTTAGCGATGGCGTTAGGGGTGGGAAATGTAATGTCTGATAATGGAACAACTATTTATTTTGCGAGATATATTGACTGGTCTGTGACAACACCTATTTTATTAGCAGGCTTGGTGATGATTGCCTTTCATGAATATGGTCCTTCAAGCCAAATAAGTGGATATTTAACGGCAATTATTGGCTTAGATATTATCATGGTCATTACAGGATTATTATCCTCGCTGGCAGATGCTTTTATGTTGAAAGCAATCTGGTATTTATGGTCTTGTGTCGCCTTCCTGGGTGTACTTTTCTTATTATGGCGGCCCTTACGTAAAATTGCTGCGACGCGTGAACTCACGACTGCAGGAGGATATTACAAAAATATTACTCTGCTGACCTTAGTCTGGCTTATTTACCCTGTTGTTTTTCTGCTTGGGCCTGAAGGCTTAGGTGTAATCAGTGATGCAGCATCGGTATGGAGCTTCCTAGTGTTAGATGTTATCGCAAAAGTCTTCTATGCATTCTATGCGGCAAGAGTCTTAGTAAAATCTTTCCAAACATCGACCATTGATAATACTACGGTATGA
- a CDS encoding prepilin peptidase-dependent protein: MKSAIERQAGFSLIELLIALTIGAILLLSAERLLPLVWQQMSAMEQRQWVRTEMQRLLLLLEKAIRRAGFCNGDRCGGVSMEIKDEGKCLLIRWDDNANGQWEGPAHSQSDYFGYRYRGLAIESARGVVDCHSGQWSRLTLPTQVQVVDFQVKRVAQQVEIYLRIKAGKYTLNRQHRVNRENS, encoded by the coding sequence ATGAAGTCAGCTATTGAACGTCAAGCCGGTTTTAGTCTGATTGAACTCCTGATCGCCTTAACGATTGGCGCCATACTTCTACTTAGTGCTGAACGTTTATTACCCTTGGTATGGCAACAGATGTCAGCGATGGAACAACGGCAATGGGTCCGCACTGAAATGCAACGATTACTACTCTTACTCGAAAAAGCGATTCGTCGAGCAGGATTTTGTAATGGAGATCGCTGTGGCGGGGTCAGTATGGAAATCAAAGATGAAGGTAAGTGTTTACTTATTCGCTGGGATGATAATGCCAATGGTCAATGGGAAGGCCCCGCGCATTCACAAAGCGATTATTTCGGTTACCGATACCGTGGGCTAGCCATAGAGAGTGCCAGAGGGGTGGTCGATTGTCACTCAGGGCAGTGGTCGCGCTTAACCCTCCCTACACAGGTGCAAGTGGTTGATTTCCAGGTAAAGAGGGTCGCTCAGCAGGTAGAAATCTACCTAAGGATAAAAGCGGGTAAGTACACACTTAATCGCCAACACAGAGTTAATCGAGAGAATAGCTAA
- a CDS encoding Brp/Blh family beta-carotene 15,15'-dioxygenase — MLLYGAAFAASFCPLMVQLLFASVAIGIVGMAHGASDLAVVPPEKRVGFLCGYVSIMTVCLLGWQHFPTSALPGFLVASAIHFTLEEPTQSGWLTRVALGIGLVTIPAVFYRSDTADLLNYAGFSPAALGVMMNLLQGTGALCAGGLICLMLFTQQYRRFTGVVALLFFPPLVGFSVGFLILHAFPQTDERCTALGCRNYYDYLRVTWPILVGALLFTFAAIFFLLPSAQNSVRNLFTLLTALALPHLLVTPLFERKRIF, encoded by the coding sequence ATGTTACTTTATGGGGCAGCTTTCGCTGCCTCTTTTTGTCCACTAATGGTTCAACTACTCTTCGCCAGCGTAGCGATTGGCATCGTGGGTATGGCCCATGGCGCCAGTGATTTAGCCGTCGTTCCACCTGAAAAAAGAGTCGGATTCCTTTGCGGCTATGTCAGTATTATGACGGTCTGCTTGCTAGGCTGGCAGCACTTTCCCACCAGCGCATTACCTGGTTTCTTAGTGGCTTCAGCGATACATTTCACACTTGAAGAGCCGACGCAAAGCGGCTGGCTTACTCGTGTGGCCTTAGGTATAGGATTAGTAACTATCCCAGCGGTTTTTTATCGTAGCGATACGGCCGATCTCCTAAACTATGCTGGATTCTCACCGGCAGCATTGGGGGTGATGATGAACCTACTCCAAGGGACCGGGGCACTCTGCGCCGGAGGATTAATTTGTCTGATGCTGTTTACTCAACAATATCGACGTTTCACTGGTGTGGTGGCGTTACTTTTTTTCCCACCATTAGTGGGGTTTTCTGTCGGTTTTTTAATTCTTCATGCTTTTCCACAAACTGATGAACGCTGTACTGCCTTGGGTTGTCGTAATTATTATGATTATTTACGAGTAACATGGCCTATATTAGTCGGTGCACTTCTCTTTACTTTTGCTGCTATATTTTTTTTATTACCTTCAGCACAAAATAGCGTACGTAATCTCTTTACACTACTTACCGCTTTAGCATTGCCGCATTTATTAGTTACCCCTCTCTTTGAAAGAAAACGGATATTCTAA
- the thyA gene encoding thymidylate synthase produces the protein MNQYLQLMQKVLSEGAVKDDRTGTGTLSIFGHQMRFDLQQGFPLVTTKKCHLRSIIHELLWFLKGDTNIAYLKENKVTIWDEWADEQGNLGPVYGQQWRSWPAADGRHIDQISEVIRQIKQDPDSRRIIVSAWNVGELDKMALAPCHAFFQFYVVNGKLSCQLYQRSCDVFLGLPFNIASYALLVHMIAQQCDLEVGDFVWTGGDTHLYSNHLEQANLQLSREPRALPKLVIKRKPDTIFDYCFDDFDIEGYDPHPAIKAPVAI, from the coding sequence ATGAACCAATATTTGCAACTGATGCAGAAAGTCCTCTCTGAAGGCGCGGTAAAAGACGACCGTACCGGTACTGGAACCTTATCTATTTTTGGTCACCAAATGCGCTTCGATCTGCAACAGGGTTTTCCCCTCGTCACCACCAAAAAATGCCATCTGCGCTCAATTATTCATGAGTTACTGTGGTTTTTGAAAGGCGACACTAATATCGCTTACCTGAAAGAGAACAAGGTAACGATTTGGGATGAGTGGGCAGATGAGCAAGGGAACTTAGGTCCGGTTTATGGTCAACAATGGCGTAGTTGGCCAGCCGCTGATGGCCGTCATATCGACCAAATTAGTGAAGTGATCCGCCAGATTAAACAGGACCCCGATTCACGCCGCATCATCGTATCAGCGTGGAATGTGGGAGAGTTAGATAAAATGGCGCTGGCGCCTTGTCATGCCTTTTTCCAATTCTATGTGGTAAACGGTAAATTGAGTTGTCAGCTCTATCAACGCTCTTGTGATGTGTTCTTAGGCTTACCTTTTAACATCGCCAGTTATGCTTTATTAGTGCATATGATTGCGCAGCAGTGCGATCTCGAGGTGGGCGATTTCGTCTGGACAGGCGGAGATACGCATCTCTATTCCAATCACTTGGAACAGGCGAACCTACAATTAAGCCGCGAACCTCGAGCGCTTCCTAAATTGGTCATTAAGCGTAAGCCTGACACCATTTTTGATTACTGCTTCGATGATTTCGATATCGAAGGCTACGATCCACATCCAGCGATCAAGGCCCCCGTCGCAATTTAA
- the recC gene encoding exodeoxyribonuclease V subunit gamma produces the protein MFRVWHSNRLDLLKDLVTSIMENDPLPDPLEQEVVLVQSPGMAQWLQMELALGFHSRIAANIHFPLPATFIWQMFVAVLPNIPTESAFTKSAMTWKLMHLLPSLREEPAFQVLSDYLAEEGDPRKLYQLCAQVADLFDHYLVYRPDWLALWEQGECIAELGGAQTWQAPLWQALVDYTAQIGQPEWHRANLYQRFIQRLAGTDLQAVLPKRVFICGISSLPPIYLQALEALGRHCEIHLLFTNPCQHYWGDIQDRAFLARLLTRRRKVYALKQQQWQDTGEQRALFKAPDIAPQLFSEEGEQALPNPLLASWGRQGRDNLYLLAQMESVNDEIHAFVESEPTHLLSQLQHDILQLEDHSIVGLTSEQFINSNSKRPLAHDDRSITLSSCHNAQREVEVLRDYLLTLLENDPDLSPRDIIVMVADIDIYTPYIEAAFSKANNEAYLPFSISDRSASYAHPVIQAFIQLLMLPDSRFTSEQVLSLLEVPALAERFAISEEQLQRLRHWVEASGIRWGLDDESVADLALPVTGQHTWQFGIQRMLLGVAMDSTQGDWQGILPFDESAGLLGELAGQLAEFLAALREWRERLTQSYTLEEWLPYCRQLTERFFIGDAESQAALEVIHEQWRKVIQEGITAQYTQPIPMTLLRDELRGRLEQQRISQRFLAGQVNFCTLMPMRSIPFKVVCLLGMNDGVYPRTLLPSGFDLMPKQPRKGDRNRRDDDRYLFLEALTSAQHYFYVSYVGRSIQDNQPRLASVLVTELLEYIGQSFYLEGDAHCDVDESARRVQQHLVLAQARTPFSAENFSEQNPWHSFAQQWTAAANREGLPQPLFSQPLDPYIPEELSLTAFISFWRHPIRAWFTRRLGVYFQREEVGLPESEPFIHDNLTRYQLNQRLLNTLIDEQPAEPLYRHYRLSGQLPYGAYGRLLWQRQCLEMEKIADTVVAERQPTQSLEVDLMLKETRVVGWLPQVQADGLLRWRPGKLNLTDGLVLWIEHLLYCAMGGQGISRLYGRDESCWRFLPLSTEAAKVELERLMQGYYQGLVEPLWLLKESGGSWLQAALLKNSQPPVIDWQESTQERALQHLHSAWNEGYLMDGEGSDPYLQRLAPQLTAEQVTAICQQAECWYLPVLQSHCPVTSEAAS, from the coding sequence ATGTTTCGTGTTTGGCATTCAAATCGTCTTGATTTATTGAAAGATCTGGTCACCTCGATAATGGAGAATGATCCGCTACCCGACCCCCTTGAACAGGAAGTGGTATTGGTACAAAGCCCCGGCATGGCACAGTGGCTGCAAATGGAATTAGCCTTAGGTTTTCATTCGCGTATTGCTGCTAATATTCATTTTCCGCTCCCTGCAACCTTCATTTGGCAGATGTTCGTTGCCGTCTTACCTAATATTCCCACTGAGAGCGCGTTTACGAAAAGTGCGATGACATGGAAACTGATGCATCTCTTACCTTCTTTGCGAGAGGAGCCAGCGTTTCAGGTGCTTAGCGATTATCTTGCTGAGGAGGGGGATCCCCGCAAGTTATACCAACTTTGTGCACAAGTCGCTGACCTCTTCGACCACTACCTAGTGTACCGTCCTGACTGGTTAGCGCTATGGGAGCAGGGAGAGTGTATTGCGGAATTAGGGGGTGCTCAAACATGGCAAGCGCCGCTATGGCAAGCACTGGTCGACTACACTGCGCAGATTGGTCAACCCGAATGGCACCGTGCTAATCTTTATCAACGCTTTATACAGCGTCTCGCCGGCACTGACTTGCAGGCCGTTTTACCCAAGCGGGTCTTTATCTGTGGGATTTCCTCTTTACCGCCAATCTATTTGCAGGCGCTCGAAGCCTTAGGTCGGCATTGCGAAATCCATCTTCTCTTTACCAACCCGTGCCAACACTACTGGGGCGATATTCAAGACCGCGCATTCCTTGCTCGGCTACTCACCCGGCGACGTAAGGTTTATGCACTGAAGCAACAACAGTGGCAAGACACCGGTGAGCAGCGCGCTTTATTTAAAGCGCCGGATATTGCGCCACAACTATTTAGTGAAGAGGGTGAACAAGCGCTGCCGAACCCTCTACTCGCTTCATGGGGGCGACAAGGACGGGATAATCTCTATCTGCTGGCGCAGATGGAAAGTGTGAATGATGAGATTCATGCGTTTGTTGAAAGTGAACCGACTCATCTGCTCTCGCAACTGCAGCACGATATTTTACAATTAGAAGATCATTCAATCGTCGGATTAACGTCTGAACAGTTTATCAACAGCAACAGCAAGCGACCGTTGGCGCATGACGATCGCTCAATCACCCTAAGTAGTTGCCACAATGCTCAGCGTGAAGTCGAAGTTCTGCGGGACTATCTTCTCACGTTACTCGAGAACGATCCGGACCTCAGTCCACGCGATATTATCGTGATGGTGGCCGATATCGATATCTATACCCCGTATATTGAAGCGGCTTTCTCGAAAGCGAATAATGAAGCTTATTTACCTTTTTCTATCTCGGATCGCAGTGCCAGCTATGCACACCCAGTCATCCAAGCGTTTATCCAATTATTAATGCTACCTGATAGCCGTTTTACATCAGAACAGGTATTGTCCCTGCTTGAAGTGCCGGCACTCGCTGAGCGTTTTGCTATCAGTGAAGAACAGCTACAGCGCTTGCGTCATTGGGTCGAAGCGTCTGGGATTCGCTGGGGATTAGATGATGAAAGCGTTGCCGATCTCGCGCTACCCGTCACCGGTCAGCACACTTGGCAGTTTGGGATCCAACGTATGCTTCTCGGTGTCGCCATGGATAGTACGCAAGGGGATTGGCAGGGCATATTACCCTTCGATGAAAGTGCAGGATTATTGGGAGAATTAGCCGGACAATTGGCTGAGTTTCTGGCCGCACTCCGTGAGTGGCGTGAACGTCTCACCCAATCCTACACGCTCGAGGAGTGGTTACCCTATTGTCGGCAATTGACCGAGCGCTTTTTTATTGGCGATGCAGAGAGCCAAGCCGCGTTAGAAGTGATTCACGAACAGTGGCGTAAGGTGATCCAAGAGGGGATTACGGCGCAGTACACGCAACCTATTCCTATGACACTATTACGGGATGAACTTCGCGGCAGACTTGAACAACAGCGTATTAGCCAGCGATTCTTAGCGGGACAGGTTAACTTCTGCACATTAATGCCTATGCGCTCTATCCCCTTTAAGGTGGTCTGTCTGTTAGGCATGAATGATGGGGTCTATCCACGAACTTTGCTGCCTTCCGGTTTTGATCTGATGCCGAAACAACCCCGTAAAGGGGATAGAAATCGCCGCGACGATGACCGCTATCTCTTCCTGGAAGCTTTAACCTCGGCACAGCACTATTTTTATGTCAGCTATGTGGGGCGCTCGATACAAGATAATCAGCCTCGCCTTGCCTCGGTATTGGTCACGGAGTTATTGGAATATATCGGGCAAAGTTTTTACCTCGAGGGCGATGCACACTGTGATGTCGATGAAAGCGCACGGCGCGTCCAGCAACATCTGGTTTTAGCCCAAGCCCGCACGCCGTTTTCTGCGGAAAATTTTAGTGAACAGAACCCTTGGCACTCCTTTGCTCAGCAATGGACAGCGGCGGCGAATCGTGAAGGGCTGCCACAGCCGCTCTTTTCCCAACCTCTCGACCCTTATATTCCTGAAGAGCTTTCTCTTACCGCCTTCATCAGTTTTTGGCGGCACCCGATTCGAGCATGGTTTACTCGGCGCTTAGGCGTCTATTTTCAACGTGAAGAGGTTGGACTTCCTGAGAGTGAACCTTTTATCCACGATAATTTGACCCGTTATCAGCTCAACCAACGGTTATTAAATACCTTAATCGACGAACAGCCGGCTGAGCCGCTTTATCGCCATTATCGTCTATCAGGGCAGCTGCCTTATGGTGCATATGGCCGACTACTCTGGCAGCGACAATGTCTCGAGATGGAGAAAATCGCCGATACCGTTGTGGCGGAAAGACAGCCTACCCAGAGCTTGGAAGTCGATCTTATGTTGAAGGAAACCCGTGTAGTGGGGTGGTTACCTCAGGTTCAGGCAGATGGTCTGCTACGCTGGCGTCCCGGCAAGCTCAATTTAACCGATGGGTTAGTGTTATGGATTGAACACTTACTCTATTGTGCGATGGGGGGGCAAGGTATCAGCCGATTATATGGACGGGACGAGAGCTGCTGGCGTTTTTTACCCCTGTCAACGGAGGCGGCGAAAGTCGAGCTGGAACGACTGATGCAGGGCTATTACCAAGGGTTGGTCGAACCACTCTGGTTGTTGAAAGAGAGTGGGGGGAGTTGGTTGCAGGCAGCATTACTTAAAAATAGTCAACCTCCCGTCATTGATTGGCAGGAAAGTACGCAGGAGCGTGCCTTACAACACTTACACAGCGCCTGGAATGAAGGGTACCTGATGGACGGAGAGGGGAGCGACCCCTATCTACAACGGTTAGCACCGCAATTAACTGCAGAACAGGTTACGGCTATTTGTCAGCAAGCAGAATGTTGGTATTTACCGGTATTGCAATCACATTGCCCTGTAACGTCGGAGGCCGCATCATGA
- a CDS encoding DUF2509 family protein translates to MAISSRSSSQAGSVALLSVLLVMMLAIGVLRLSSDSLRYGAQQVNDEKNYFRAFYQAQSALAWGRAFTWSVAQGWQCPLSPSASFSVCFLQTSPSEGWLRGASEKSEWLLWQRVIFNELSPGRLRRHPRGWTDDCPLSTELCTASLFRDKLG, encoded by the coding sequence ATGGCTATTTCATCTCGTAGCTCATCACAAGCAGGGAGTGTGGCCTTATTAAGCGTCCTACTGGTCATGATGTTAGCAATAGGTGTTTTACGCTTGAGCAGTGATTCTCTGCGTTATGGAGCACAGCAGGTCAACGATGAGAAAAATTATTTTCGAGCATTCTATCAAGCGCAGTCAGCGTTGGCTTGGGGGCGAGCCTTCACCTGGTCAGTGGCACAAGGGTGGCAATGCCCGTTATCGCCGTCAGCTTCTTTCTCGGTCTGTTTTTTACAAACTTCGCCATCGGAGGGCTGGTTACGAGGTGCCTCTGAAAAGAGTGAGTGGTTACTTTGGCAGCGAGTCATTTTCAATGAACTTTCCCCAGGACGACTCCGGCGACATCCTCGCGGCTGGACCGATGACTGCCCACTGTCCACCGAACTGTGCACCGCATCATTGTTTAGGGATAAGCTTGGTTGA